In Gasterosteus aculeatus chromosome 15, fGasAcu3.hap1.1, whole genome shotgun sequence, a single genomic region encodes these proteins:
- the LOC120832610 gene encoding apoptosis-stimulating of p53 protein 1 isoform X3, producing the protein MLPVILTVYLNDTQQMLTEVPVTPATRVIDVVEYCKEAGEGECHLAEVWNGHERVLPQEVLLLDLLQQWGARRPEVGFYLRHCPSWTQGSPQSLEQSSATEATQSADDKVPRVELTLSELQEMATRQQQQIEAQQQMLVAKEQRLRYLHQGGRLNQAQTQSEAEKLQRLKERVETQEAKLKKIRAMRGQVDYSKLINGNLSAEINHVSSLFQEKQAELQSAVVRVDQLSQQLEDLRRGRLQLHPAAPAQGPHAGSQGATAGQRGSPLSGPAALELRKLYQELQARNRHNVEQSSKLAQNKELLNKRNAQVTVMDQRIGDLRERLHKKRAELSRMNGGGPSSPQASAHPGAAVSGRVAAVCPYIQVPAEGRQEAGHGPAADPPPKPTPLGHVRSLSEEDRSGGRKPPGQWKESDLDIVLSKPTETWEGPRPPQGGDGNHTNEASWPSISKNALDWRTNGPEQPPSGYGTYPSATHQAAGHPCATSSLPRSAPGTLGWPRSNAANTPSSSSSSSLQEIHQRVSIPQSPIRGSASQPSPLSPQTERTDPPPAVAVRPYVPDHPSRPQSPRKGPATMNSSSIYSMYLQQPQAKSYGSLSNRTAVKAVYGKPILPTSSTSPSPVPFLQGGGGGGGGGRAGREEFTDKEGGKGGGESGDGQILPPPTVDNIPRPLSPTKLTPVAHSQLRYQSDVDLDVLRRRLSNAPRPLKKRSSITEPEGPQGPNIQKLLYQRFNTLAGGMEGGSANTFYQPDCILGEMDNFHSANGSVEPCDKHVAAGAAESEARNSGSRRSSPPVSIETPKETTAKADNGVNVSPPAQTGPPPATERPEDQNNNNKRGSSPAQNSAGPASPSPSPLAPPSLPKVKRTNLKKPSSERTGHGLRVKFNPLALLLDASLEGEFDLVQRIIYEVENPSMPNDEGITPLHNAVCAGHHHIVKFLLDFGVNVNAADSDGWTPLHCAASCNSVHLCKMLVESGAAIFATTISDVETAADKCEEMEEGYVQCSQFLYGVQEKMGVMNKGLVYTLWDYTGQQADELSFGEGDALSVLRRRDDTETEWWWARLNDREGYVPRNLLGLYPRIKPRQRSLA; encoded by the exons GTGATCCTGACGGTTTACCTCAATGACACCCAGCAGATGCTAACCGAGGTCCCGGTTACCCCGGCGACCAGGGTGATTGACGTGGTGGAGTACTGCAAAGAAGCCGGGGAGGGGGAGTGTCACCTGGCTGAAGTATGGAATGGGCACG AGCGAGTTCTCCCTCAGGAGGTGTTATTGTTGGACCTCCTCCAGCAGTGGGGAGCCAGGAGGCCGGAGGTCGGCTTCTACCTCCGACACTGCCCCTCCTGGACGCAAG GAAGTCCGCAGTCTTTGGAGCAGAGCTCGGCCACGGAGGCAACACAGAGTGCTGACGACAAg gttcCCCGTGTGGAGCTGACCCTCTCTGAGCTGCAGGAAATGGCCACAAGACAACAGCAACAAATAGAGGCTCAGCAACAGATGTTGGTCGCCAAG GAGCAGAGACTGAGGTACCTTCACCAAGGAGGCAGATTGAACCAGGCACAGACTCAG TCTGAAGCTGAGAAGCTGCAGCGGCTAAAGGAGCGGGTGGAGACTCAGGAAGccaagctgaagaagatccgAGCCATGAGAGGACAAGTGGACTACAGCAAACTGATCAACGGAAACCTCT CTGCAGAGATCAACCATGTGAGCAGCCTGTTCCAGGAGAAGCAGGCCGAGCTGCAGTCTGCCGTGGTCAGAGTAGACCAG TTGagccagcagctggaggacctgAGGAGAGGTCGCCTACAGCTGCACCCGGCTGCGCCGGCTCAGGGGCCACACGCCGGCTCCCAGGGGGCGACCGCCGGCCAGAGGGGATCCCCCCTGTCCGGCCCCGCGGCCCTGGAGCTGAGGAAACTCTACCAGGAGCTGCAG GCTCGCAACCGCCACAACGTGGAGCAGAGCAGCAAGCTGGCGCAGAACAAGGAGCTGCTGAACAAGAGGAACGCCCAGGTGACGGTGATGGATCAACGCATCGGAGACCTGAGGGAACGCCTTCACAAGAAGCGAGCCGAA CTGAGCCGCATGAACGGAGGAGGCCCGTCCTCGCCTCAGGCCTCCGCCCACCCGGGCGCTGCGGTTTCGGGGCGAGTGGCGGCCGTCTGCCCCTACATCCAGGTGCCGGCAGAGGGCAGGCAGGAGGCGGGCCACGGCCCGGCAGCGGACCCGCCGCCCAAACCCACGCCGCTCGGCCACGTCCGCTCCCTCTCAG AAGAGGACAGGAGTGGCGGCAGGAAGCCTCCCGGCCAATGGAAAGAGTCAGATTTAGACATCGTCCTGTCGAAGCCCACTGAGACGTGGGAGGGTCCTCGGCCCCCTCAGGGGGGAGACGGTAACCACA CTAACGAAGCGTCGTGGCCGAGCATCAGTAAGAACGCGTTGGATTGGAGGACCAACGGTCCCGAACAG cCTCCCTCTGGTTACGGTACGTACCCCAGTGCCACCCACCAGGCAGCAGGGCATCCGTGCGCCACCAGCTCCCTGCCCCGCTCCGCCCCCGGGACCCTGGGCTGGCCCCGATCCAATGCTGCAAATACCccttcatcctcttcctcctcctctttacaAGAAATACACCAACGCGTCTCCATCCCTCAAAGTCCAATTCGAG GCTCCGCCTCCCAGCCGTCTCCCTTGTCCCCGCAAACAGAGCGAACGGATCCCCCCCCAGCGGTGGCTGTACGTCCTTATGTCCCGGACCACCCCTCCAGACCCCAGTCCCCCAGGAAGGGCCCCGCCACCATGAACAGCAGCTCCATCTACAGCATGTACCTCCAGCAGCCGCAGGCCAAAAGCTACGGCTCCCTCAGCAACCGGACCGCTGTCAAAGCAG TTTACGGTAAACCCatcctccccacctcctccacctctccgtcCCCCGTCCCTTTCcttcaggggggaggaggaggaggaggaggaggaagagcggggAGAGAGGAATTTACGGATAaagaaggagggaagggaggaggcgAGAGCGGCGATGGGCAAATCCTCCCGCCTCCCACCGTGGACAACATCCCTCGTCCCCTAAGTCCCACTAAGCTCACCCCAGTAG CCCACTCCCAGCTCCGTTACCAGAGCGACGTTGACCTGGACGTCCTTCGCCGTCGCCTCAGCAACGCTCCACGGCCCCTGAAGAAACGCAGCTCCATCACGGAGCCCGAGGGCCCACAAGGGCCGAACATCCAAAAACTGCTGTACCAAAG GTTCAACACGCTGGCCGGCGGCATGGAAGGAGGCTCAG CCAATACCTTCTACCAGCCTGACTGTATTTTGGGCGAAATGGACAACTTCCATTCGGCAAATGGAAGCGTAGAACCTTGTGACAAGCACGTCGCTGCCGGAGCGGCGGAGAGCGAGGCTCGAAACTCGGGCTCCCGCCGCTCGTCCCCTCCCGTTTCTATAGAGACACCCAAAGAAACGACGGCAAAAGCAGACAACGGCGTTAATGTGTCCCCGCCCGCCCAAACCGGGCCCCCGCCGGCAACTGAGCGGCCAGAGgaccagaacaacaacaacaaaagaggaTCCAGTCCTGCACAAAACTCTGCAGGTcccgcctccccctctccatctccccttGCCCCCCCTTCTCTGCCCAAG GTGAAGCGGACTAACCTGAAGAAGCCGTCGTCGGAGCGAACGGGCCACGGCCTGAGGGTGAAGTTCAACCCGCTCGCTCTGCTGCTGGACGCGTCGTTGGAGGGAGAGTTTGATCTGGTGCAAAGGATTATTTATGAG GTGGAAAATCCCAGCATGCCCAACGACGAAGGCATCACTCCTCTTCATAACGCCGTCTGCGCCGGCCATCACCACATCGTCAAGTTCCTGCTGGACTTTGGAGTCAATGTGAATGCGGCCGACAGCGACGGATG GACTCCTCTGCACTGCGCGGCGTCGTGCAACAGCGTCCACCTCTGTAAGATGCTGGTGGAGTCGGGCGCCGCCATTTTCGCCACAACAATTAGCGACGTGGAGACGGCGGCGGACAAGTGTGAAGAAATGGAGGAGGGCTACGTGCAGTGTTCTCAGTTCCTCTACG GCGTCCAGGAGAAGATGGGTGTGATGAACAAAGGCCTGGTCTACACTCTCTGGGACTACACGGGCCAGCAGGCTGACGAGCTGTCCTTCGGCGAGGGCGACGCCCTCAGCGTGCTGCGTCGGCGTGACGACACTGAGACGGAGTGGTGGTGGGCGCGGCTTAACGACCGCGAGGGATACGTACCCAGAAACCTGCTGGGG ctgtATCCAAGGATCAAACCCAGACAACGCTCACTGGCTTAA
- the LOC120832610 gene encoding apoptosis-stimulating of p53 protein 1 isoform X12, whose amino-acid sequence MEWNEVDLVQEFTVEGQCSKIKVRSCRITWDSLQVPRVELTLSELQEMATRQQQQIEAQQQMLVAKEQRLRYLHQGGRLNQAQTQSEAEKLQRLKERVETQEAKLKKIRAMRGQVDYSKLINGNLSAEINHVSSLFQEKQAELQSAVVRVDQLSQQLEDLRRGRLQLHPAAPAQGPHAGSQGATAGQRGSPLSGPAALELRKLYQELQARNRHNVEQSSKLAQNKELLNKRNAQVTVMDQRIGDLRERLHKKRAELSRMNGGGPSSPQASAHPGAAVSGRVAAVCPYIQVPAEGRQEAGHGPAADPPPKPTPLGHVRSLSEEDRSGGRKPPGQWKESDLDIVLSKPTETWEGPRPPQGGDGNHTNEASWPSISKNALDWRTNGPEQPPSGYGTYPSATHQAAGHPCATSSLPRSAPGTLGWPRSNAANTPSSSSSSSLQEIHQRVSIPQSPIRGSASQPSPLSPQTERTDPPPAVAVRPYVPDHPSRPQSPRKGPATMNSSSIYSMYLQQPQAKSYGSLSNRTAVKAVYGKPILPTSSTSPSPVPFLQGGGGGGGGGRAGREEFTDKEGGKGGGESGDGQILPPPTVDNIPRPLSPTKLTPVAHSQLRYQSDVDLDVLRRRLSNAPRPLKKRSSITEPEGPQGPNIQKLLYQRFNTLAGGMEGGSANTFYQPDCILGEMDNFHSANGSVEPCDKHVAAGAAESEARNSGSRRSSPPVSIETPKETTAKADNGVNVSPPAQTGPPPATERPEDQNNNNKRGSSPAQNSAGPASPSPSPLAPPSLPKVKRTNLKKPSSERTGHGLRVKFNPLALLLDASLEGEFDLVQRIIYEVENPSMPNDEGITPLHNAVCAGHHHIVKFLLDFGVNVNAADSDGWTPLHCAASCNSVHLCKMLVESGAAIFATTISDVETAADKCEEMEEGYVQCSQFLYGVQEKMGVMNKGLVYTLWDYTGQQADELSFGEGDALSVLRRRDDTETEWWWARLNDREGYVPRNLLGLYPRIKPRQRSLA is encoded by the exons ATGGAGTGGAACGAGGTGGATCTGGTGCAGGAGTTCACTGTTGAAGGACAATGCAGCAAAATTAAAGTCCGCTCCTGCAGGATCACATGGGACAGCCTGCAG gttcCCCGTGTGGAGCTGACCCTCTCTGAGCTGCAGGAAATGGCCACAAGACAACAGCAACAAATAGAGGCTCAGCAACAGATGTTGGTCGCCAAG GAGCAGAGACTGAGGTACCTTCACCAAGGAGGCAGATTGAACCAGGCACAGACTCAG TCTGAAGCTGAGAAGCTGCAGCGGCTAAAGGAGCGGGTGGAGACTCAGGAAGccaagctgaagaagatccgAGCCATGAGAGGACAAGTGGACTACAGCAAACTGATCAACGGAAACCTCT CTGCAGAGATCAACCATGTGAGCAGCCTGTTCCAGGAGAAGCAGGCCGAGCTGCAGTCTGCCGTGGTCAGAGTAGACCAG TTGagccagcagctggaggacctgAGGAGAGGTCGCCTACAGCTGCACCCGGCTGCGCCGGCTCAGGGGCCACACGCCGGCTCCCAGGGGGCGACCGCCGGCCAGAGGGGATCCCCCCTGTCCGGCCCCGCGGCCCTGGAGCTGAGGAAACTCTACCAGGAGCTGCAG GCTCGCAACCGCCACAACGTGGAGCAGAGCAGCAAGCTGGCGCAGAACAAGGAGCTGCTGAACAAGAGGAACGCCCAGGTGACGGTGATGGATCAACGCATCGGAGACCTGAGGGAACGCCTTCACAAGAAGCGAGCCGAA CTGAGCCGCATGAACGGAGGAGGCCCGTCCTCGCCTCAGGCCTCCGCCCACCCGGGCGCTGCGGTTTCGGGGCGAGTGGCGGCCGTCTGCCCCTACATCCAGGTGCCGGCAGAGGGCAGGCAGGAGGCGGGCCACGGCCCGGCAGCGGACCCGCCGCCCAAACCCACGCCGCTCGGCCACGTCCGCTCCCTCTCAG AAGAGGACAGGAGTGGCGGCAGGAAGCCTCCCGGCCAATGGAAAGAGTCAGATTTAGACATCGTCCTGTCGAAGCCCACTGAGACGTGGGAGGGTCCTCGGCCCCCTCAGGGGGGAGACGGTAACCACA CTAACGAAGCGTCGTGGCCGAGCATCAGTAAGAACGCGTTGGATTGGAGGACCAACGGTCCCGAACAG cCTCCCTCTGGTTACGGTACGTACCCCAGTGCCACCCACCAGGCAGCAGGGCATCCGTGCGCCACCAGCTCCCTGCCCCGCTCCGCCCCCGGGACCCTGGGCTGGCCCCGATCCAATGCTGCAAATACCccttcatcctcttcctcctcctctttacaAGAAATACACCAACGCGTCTCCATCCCTCAAAGTCCAATTCGAG GCTCCGCCTCCCAGCCGTCTCCCTTGTCCCCGCAAACAGAGCGAACGGATCCCCCCCCAGCGGTGGCTGTACGTCCTTATGTCCCGGACCACCCCTCCAGACCCCAGTCCCCCAGGAAGGGCCCCGCCACCATGAACAGCAGCTCCATCTACAGCATGTACCTCCAGCAGCCGCAGGCCAAAAGCTACGGCTCCCTCAGCAACCGGACCGCTGTCAAAGCAG TTTACGGTAAACCCatcctccccacctcctccacctctccgtcCCCCGTCCCTTTCcttcaggggggaggaggaggaggaggaggaggaagagcggggAGAGAGGAATTTACGGATAaagaaggagggaagggaggaggcgAGAGCGGCGATGGGCAAATCCTCCCGCCTCCCACCGTGGACAACATCCCTCGTCCCCTAAGTCCCACTAAGCTCACCCCAGTAG CCCACTCCCAGCTCCGTTACCAGAGCGACGTTGACCTGGACGTCCTTCGCCGTCGCCTCAGCAACGCTCCACGGCCCCTGAAGAAACGCAGCTCCATCACGGAGCCCGAGGGCCCACAAGGGCCGAACATCCAAAAACTGCTGTACCAAAG GTTCAACACGCTGGCCGGCGGCATGGAAGGAGGCTCAG CCAATACCTTCTACCAGCCTGACTGTATTTTGGGCGAAATGGACAACTTCCATTCGGCAAATGGAAGCGTAGAACCTTGTGACAAGCACGTCGCTGCCGGAGCGGCGGAGAGCGAGGCTCGAAACTCGGGCTCCCGCCGCTCGTCCCCTCCCGTTTCTATAGAGACACCCAAAGAAACGACGGCAAAAGCAGACAACGGCGTTAATGTGTCCCCGCCCGCCCAAACCGGGCCCCCGCCGGCAACTGAGCGGCCAGAGgaccagaacaacaacaacaaaagaggaTCCAGTCCTGCACAAAACTCTGCAGGTcccgcctccccctctccatctccccttGCCCCCCCTTCTCTGCCCAAG GTGAAGCGGACTAACCTGAAGAAGCCGTCGTCGGAGCGAACGGGCCACGGCCTGAGGGTGAAGTTCAACCCGCTCGCTCTGCTGCTGGACGCGTCGTTGGAGGGAGAGTTTGATCTGGTGCAAAGGATTATTTATGAG GTGGAAAATCCCAGCATGCCCAACGACGAAGGCATCACTCCTCTTCATAACGCCGTCTGCGCCGGCCATCACCACATCGTCAAGTTCCTGCTGGACTTTGGAGTCAATGTGAATGCGGCCGACAGCGACGGATG GACTCCTCTGCACTGCGCGGCGTCGTGCAACAGCGTCCACCTCTGTAAGATGCTGGTGGAGTCGGGCGCCGCCATTTTCGCCACAACAATTAGCGACGTGGAGACGGCGGCGGACAAGTGTGAAGAAATGGAGGAGGGCTACGTGCAGTGTTCTCAGTTCCTCTACG GCGTCCAGGAGAAGATGGGTGTGATGAACAAAGGCCTGGTCTACACTCTCTGGGACTACACGGGCCAGCAGGCTGACGAGCTGTCCTTCGGCGAGGGCGACGCCCTCAGCGTGCTGCGTCGGCGTGACGACACTGAGACGGAGTGGTGGTGGGCGCGGCTTAACGACCGCGAGGGATACGTACCCAGAAACCTGCTGGGG ctgtATCCAAGGATCAAACCCAGACAACGCTCACTGGCTTAA
- the LOC120832610 gene encoding apoptosis-stimulating of p53 protein 1 isoform X6 codes for MLSANTHVILTVYLNDTQQMLTEVPVTPATRVIDVVEYCKEAGEGECHLAEVWNGHERVLPQEVLLLDLLQQWGARRPEVGFYLRHCPSWTQGSPQSLEQSSATEATQSADDKVPRVELTLSELQEMATRQQQQIEAQQQMLVAKEQRLRYLHQGGRLNQAQTQSEAEKLQRLKERVETQEAKLKKIRAMRGQVDYSKLINGNLSAEINHVSSLFQEKQAELQSAVVRVDQLSQQLEDLRRGRLQLHPAAPAQGPHAGSQGATAGQRGSPLSGPAALELRKLYQELQARNRHNVEQSSKLAQNKELLNKRNAQVTVMDQRIGDLRERLHKKRAELSRMNGGGPSSPQASAHPGAAVSGRVAAVCPYIQVPAEGRQEAGHGPAADPPPKPTPLGHVRSLSEEDRSGGRKPPGQWKESDLDIVLSKPTETWEGPRPPQGGDGNHTNEASWPSISKNALDWRTNGPEQPPSGYGSASQPSPLSPQTERTDPPPAVAVRPYVPDHPSRPQSPRKGPATMNSSSIYSMYLQQPQAKSYGSLSNRTAVKAVYGKPILPTSSTSPSPVPFLQGGGGGGGGGRAGREEFTDKEGGKGGGESGDGQILPPPTVDNIPRPLSPTKLTPVAHSQLRYQSDVDLDVLRRRLSNAPRPLKKRSSITEPEGPQGPNIQKLLYQRFNTLAGGMEGGSANTFYQPDCILGEMDNFHSANGSVEPCDKHVAAGAAESEARNSGSRRSSPPVSIETPKETTAKADNGVNVSPPAQTGPPPATERPEDQNNNNKRGSSPAQNSAGPASPSPSPLAPPSLPKVKRTNLKKPSSERTGHGLRVKFNPLALLLDASLEGEFDLVQRIIYEVENPSMPNDEGITPLHNAVCAGHHHIVKFLLDFGVNVNAADSDGWTPLHCAASCNSVHLCKMLVESGAAIFATTISDVETAADKCEEMEEGYVQCSQFLYGVQEKMGVMNKGLVYTLWDYTGQQADELSFGEGDALSVLRRRDDTETEWWWARLNDREGYVPRNLLGLYPRIKPRQRSLA; via the exons GTGATCCTGACGGTTTACCTCAATGACACCCAGCAGATGCTAACCGAGGTCCCGGTTACCCCGGCGACCAGGGTGATTGACGTGGTGGAGTACTGCAAAGAAGCCGGGGAGGGGGAGTGTCACCTGGCTGAAGTATGGAATGGGCACG AGCGAGTTCTCCCTCAGGAGGTGTTATTGTTGGACCTCCTCCAGCAGTGGGGAGCCAGGAGGCCGGAGGTCGGCTTCTACCTCCGACACTGCCCCTCCTGGACGCAAG GAAGTCCGCAGTCTTTGGAGCAGAGCTCGGCCACGGAGGCAACACAGAGTGCTGACGACAAg gttcCCCGTGTGGAGCTGACCCTCTCTGAGCTGCAGGAAATGGCCACAAGACAACAGCAACAAATAGAGGCTCAGCAACAGATGTTGGTCGCCAAG GAGCAGAGACTGAGGTACCTTCACCAAGGAGGCAGATTGAACCAGGCACAGACTCAG TCTGAAGCTGAGAAGCTGCAGCGGCTAAAGGAGCGGGTGGAGACTCAGGAAGccaagctgaagaagatccgAGCCATGAGAGGACAAGTGGACTACAGCAAACTGATCAACGGAAACCTCT CTGCAGAGATCAACCATGTGAGCAGCCTGTTCCAGGAGAAGCAGGCCGAGCTGCAGTCTGCCGTGGTCAGAGTAGACCAG TTGagccagcagctggaggacctgAGGAGAGGTCGCCTACAGCTGCACCCGGCTGCGCCGGCTCAGGGGCCACACGCCGGCTCCCAGGGGGCGACCGCCGGCCAGAGGGGATCCCCCCTGTCCGGCCCCGCGGCCCTGGAGCTGAGGAAACTCTACCAGGAGCTGCAG GCTCGCAACCGCCACAACGTGGAGCAGAGCAGCAAGCTGGCGCAGAACAAGGAGCTGCTGAACAAGAGGAACGCCCAGGTGACGGTGATGGATCAACGCATCGGAGACCTGAGGGAACGCCTTCACAAGAAGCGAGCCGAA CTGAGCCGCATGAACGGAGGAGGCCCGTCCTCGCCTCAGGCCTCCGCCCACCCGGGCGCTGCGGTTTCGGGGCGAGTGGCGGCCGTCTGCCCCTACATCCAGGTGCCGGCAGAGGGCAGGCAGGAGGCGGGCCACGGCCCGGCAGCGGACCCGCCGCCCAAACCCACGCCGCTCGGCCACGTCCGCTCCCTCTCAG AAGAGGACAGGAGTGGCGGCAGGAAGCCTCCCGGCCAATGGAAAGAGTCAGATTTAGACATCGTCCTGTCGAAGCCCACTGAGACGTGGGAGGGTCCTCGGCCCCCTCAGGGGGGAGACGGTAACCACA CTAACGAAGCGTCGTGGCCGAGCATCAGTAAGAACGCGTTGGATTGGAGGACCAACGGTCCCGAACAG cCTCCCTCTGGTTACG GCTCCGCCTCCCAGCCGTCTCCCTTGTCCCCGCAAACAGAGCGAACGGATCCCCCCCCAGCGGTGGCTGTACGTCCTTATGTCCCGGACCACCCCTCCAGACCCCAGTCCCCCAGGAAGGGCCCCGCCACCATGAACAGCAGCTCCATCTACAGCATGTACCTCCAGCAGCCGCAGGCCAAAAGCTACGGCTCCCTCAGCAACCGGACCGCTGTCAAAGCAG TTTACGGTAAACCCatcctccccacctcctccacctctccgtcCCCCGTCCCTTTCcttcaggggggaggaggaggaggaggaggaggaagagcggggAGAGAGGAATTTACGGATAaagaaggagggaagggaggaggcgAGAGCGGCGATGGGCAAATCCTCCCGCCTCCCACCGTGGACAACATCCCTCGTCCCCTAAGTCCCACTAAGCTCACCCCAGTAG CCCACTCCCAGCTCCGTTACCAGAGCGACGTTGACCTGGACGTCCTTCGCCGTCGCCTCAGCAACGCTCCACGGCCCCTGAAGAAACGCAGCTCCATCACGGAGCCCGAGGGCCCACAAGGGCCGAACATCCAAAAACTGCTGTACCAAAG GTTCAACACGCTGGCCGGCGGCATGGAAGGAGGCTCAG CCAATACCTTCTACCAGCCTGACTGTATTTTGGGCGAAATGGACAACTTCCATTCGGCAAATGGAAGCGTAGAACCTTGTGACAAGCACGTCGCTGCCGGAGCGGCGGAGAGCGAGGCTCGAAACTCGGGCTCCCGCCGCTCGTCCCCTCCCGTTTCTATAGAGACACCCAAAGAAACGACGGCAAAAGCAGACAACGGCGTTAATGTGTCCCCGCCCGCCCAAACCGGGCCCCCGCCGGCAACTGAGCGGCCAGAGgaccagaacaacaacaacaaaagaggaTCCAGTCCTGCACAAAACTCTGCAGGTcccgcctccccctctccatctccccttGCCCCCCCTTCTCTGCCCAAG GTGAAGCGGACTAACCTGAAGAAGCCGTCGTCGGAGCGAACGGGCCACGGCCTGAGGGTGAAGTTCAACCCGCTCGCTCTGCTGCTGGACGCGTCGTTGGAGGGAGAGTTTGATCTGGTGCAAAGGATTATTTATGAG GTGGAAAATCCCAGCATGCCCAACGACGAAGGCATCACTCCTCTTCATAACGCCGTCTGCGCCGGCCATCACCACATCGTCAAGTTCCTGCTGGACTTTGGAGTCAATGTGAATGCGGCCGACAGCGACGGATG GACTCCTCTGCACTGCGCGGCGTCGTGCAACAGCGTCCACCTCTGTAAGATGCTGGTGGAGTCGGGCGCCGCCATTTTCGCCACAACAATTAGCGACGTGGAGACGGCGGCGGACAAGTGTGAAGAAATGGAGGAGGGCTACGTGCAGTGTTCTCAGTTCCTCTACG GCGTCCAGGAGAAGATGGGTGTGATGAACAAAGGCCTGGTCTACACTCTCTGGGACTACACGGGCCAGCAGGCTGACGAGCTGTCCTTCGGCGAGGGCGACGCCCTCAGCGTGCTGCGTCGGCGTGACGACACTGAGACGGAGTGGTGGTGGGCGCGGCTTAACGACCGCGAGGGATACGTACCCAGAAACCTGCTGGGG ctgtATCCAAGGATCAAACCCAGACAACGCTCACTGGCTTAA